The following proteins are encoded in a genomic region of Planococcus lenghuensis:
- a CDS encoding carbohydrate ABC transporter permease codes for MNKRFLTYRQKEGLAGYIFVLPFIIGFIVLTGGPLAFSFIASFTDYNVASDMEFVGINNYRQLFTADQLFMTALWNTTYFVLFSVPLTTLGALFLAALLNQDVPGMRFFRTIYYLPAVLSGVGVYLLWMQLLDPTTGLINVALGWIGIDGPNWLFDPDWTKPSLILMKMWSVGGSMLLYLASMQGISKSLYEAAEIDGASGWKKFFYITVPMVTPIIFFDLVTSTIGAFQIFQEAYVMTSNGEGGVANSLLFYNLYLWNKAFEAFDMGYAMAMSWVLFVIVFIITIFNLKLAPRWVHYEGGDDK; via the coding sequence GTGAACAAAAGATTCCTGACATATAGGCAAAAAGAGGGCTTAGCCGGTTATATCTTTGTGCTTCCATTCATTATTGGGTTTATCGTTTTGACAGGAGGACCGCTGGCATTTTCTTTCATTGCCAGTTTTACTGATTATAATGTGGCGAGTGACATGGAATTCGTCGGAATTAATAATTATAGACAGTTATTCACAGCAGATCAGCTCTTTATGACAGCACTTTGGAATACTACTTATTTTGTATTATTTTCCGTTCCGCTCACAACACTTGGTGCGCTGTTTCTGGCGGCTCTCCTGAATCAGGATGTCCCAGGAATGCGTTTTTTCCGGACAATCTATTATTTGCCGGCAGTTTTGTCGGGGGTCGGTGTTTATCTGTTGTGGATGCAGCTCCTTGACCCGACGACGGGCCTCATTAACGTAGCACTGGGCTGGATCGGTATCGACGGACCGAACTGGCTGTTTGATCCTGATTGGACAAAGCCATCACTTATTCTGATGAAAATGTGGAGTGTCGGTGGCTCCATGCTGCTTTATTTGGCCAGCATGCAGGGGATTTCAAAATCACTGTATGAAGCGGCGGAAATTGATGGGGCAAGTGGCTGGAAGAAATTCTTTTATATCACGGTGCCAATGGTAACGCCGATTATTTTCTTTGATCTTGTAACAAGTACAATCGGTGCTTTTCAAATCTTCCAGGAAGCTTATGTCATGACATCGAATGGTGAGGGCGGCGTAGCTAACTCGCTGCTGTTCTATAACCTGTATTTATGGAATAAGGCATTTGAGGCGTTTGACATGGGCTATGCAATGGCGATGTCCTGGGTGCTGTTTGTTATTGTATTCATTATCACGATTTTCAATTTAAAGCTTGCTCCCCGCTGGGTACATTATGAAGGAGGGGATGATAAGTGA
- a CDS encoding FtsW/RodA/SpoVE family cell cycle protein — MQSNKSFTERIDWPLAFLLVLFLAVSLTAIASAQTSGQYVRNFVPYQAAWYLIGLGIAATVMVISAAFYKKAAYYLYGVGILLLFLLMIAPNGPGQIAAPVNGAQAWFRTPVANLQPAELMKTVYILALARLITLHHAAQPLPTIRTDARLLGKIGLLLLVPLALILQQPDLGTALVFIAITVGIVIVAGVSWRLIVPIFGGTALIGAALLWMAVNMQKFLSDFLGLQPYMFARVYTWLDPYAYADNEGYNLVNALKAIGSGELFGKGFMDREVYVPENHTDFIFTVIAEEFGFIGASAVIILFFMLIYRLAWIALDMKDVFSTYVCAGIISMITFHVFQNIGMTIQLVPITGIPLPFISYGGSSLMGNMLAIGVVFSLRFHQQRNRLKDTDFSS, encoded by the coding sequence ATGCAATCAAATAAAAGTTTTACAGAGCGGATCGACTGGCCGCTCGCATTCCTTCTTGTCCTGTTTTTGGCTGTCAGCCTGACAGCTATCGCTTCCGCGCAGACCTCCGGGCAGTATGTCCGGAATTTTGTTCCATATCAGGCAGCCTGGTATCTCATCGGCCTTGGCATTGCTGCTACTGTGATGGTGATCAGTGCCGCGTTCTATAAGAAAGCAGCCTATTATCTGTATGGCGTTGGTATTTTACTGCTGTTTCTGCTAATGATTGCACCGAACGGCCCGGGACAAATTGCAGCTCCGGTTAACGGAGCGCAAGCGTGGTTCCGGACACCTGTTGCGAATTTGCAGCCGGCTGAATTGATGAAAACCGTCTATATTCTGGCACTCGCCCGGCTAATCACTCTCCATCATGCAGCCCAGCCTCTGCCGACCATCCGTACAGATGCACGGCTGCTTGGCAAGATTGGTCTGCTGCTGCTCGTGCCGCTCGCATTGATTCTGCAGCAGCCGGATTTAGGCACAGCCCTTGTCTTTATCGCCATCACGGTCGGGATTGTCATCGTGGCCGGTGTTTCTTGGCGACTGATTGTTCCGATCTTCGGCGGGACGGCTTTAATTGGTGCCGCACTTCTGTGGATGGCTGTCAATATGCAAAAATTCCTTTCTGACTTTCTTGGTCTTCAGCCCTATATGTTTGCACGCGTCTATACATGGCTTGACCCGTATGCATATGCCGATAACGAAGGCTATAACTTGGTTAACGCGCTAAAAGCTATCGGTTCTGGGGAGTTATTCGGAAAAGGATTCATGGATCGTGAGGTTTATGTGCCGGAAAACCATACCGACTTCATTTTCACGGTCATTGCTGAAGAATTCGGATTCATCGGAGCAAGTGCTGTGATCATTCTGTTTTTTATGCTGATCTACCGGCTCGCATGGATCGCACTTGATATGAAGGATGTATTCAGCACGTATGTCTGCGCCGGCATCATCTCCATGATCACGTTCCATGTGTTCCAGAATATCGGCATGACGATCCAGCTCGTGCCGATCACCGGCATTCCGCTTCCATTCATCAGCTATGGCGGCAGTTCACTAATGGGGAATATGCTGGCAATCGGTGTCGTGTTCAGCCTGCGGTTTCACCAGCAGAGAAACAGACTTAAAGACACAGACTTTTCAAGCTGA
- a CDS encoding DMT family transporter, which yields MNGLAWIYLVLAGCTEIVWALGLKYAEGFTNPIPSIITVIFIIISFFLFAKAAMHVPIGTAYAVFTGIGAAGTAVAGIILFNEEAGVIKIGFLVLLITGLVGLKLTDAEKPEEGEEPWRGSS from the coding sequence ATGAACGGATTAGCTTGGATTTATCTGGTGCTTGCGGGATGTACAGAAATTGTATGGGCGCTTGGGTTGAAGTACGCTGAAGGCTTCACCAATCCCATCCCGTCTATCATTACCGTTATCTTCATCATTATCAGTTTTTTTCTGTTTGCGAAAGCGGCGATGCACGTGCCGATCGGCACAGCGTATGCCGTCTTCACCGGAATCGGAGCAGCGGGGACTGCTGTTGCAGGAATAATCCTGTTTAATGAAGAGGCGGGTGTCATTAAAATCGGTTTCCTGGTACTTTTGATCACAGGTCTTGTCGGATTGAAGCTGACAGACGCGGAAAAGCCGGAGGAGGGGGAAGAACCATGGCGTGGATCATCCTGA
- a CDS encoding Lmo0850 family protein: protein MAKEKEIRNIASNLAKLGIPVKLTKSRVDILKALVPPAQVPPVHS, encoded by the coding sequence TTGGCGAAAGAGAAGGAAATCCGCAATATTGCATCCAATCTGGCGAAGTTGGGAATCCCTGTGAAACTCACAAAATCGCGTGTGGATATATTGAAAGCTCTTGTACCGCCTGCCCAAGTGCCGCCTGTACATTCCTGA
- a CDS encoding D-alanine--D-alanine ligase: MKKRIGLLYGGKSAEHEVSLATALAVSKALNYKEYDVYPVYITSEGEWKRGPLLEGPADNTAQLQLGDGPGQANDISEFLPTEADGQLDVIVPLLHGPNGEDGTVQGLLEVLNLPYVGNGVLASAAGMDKVIMKQLFSVAGLKQTPYVYFLRSDWQKNREQLLDQVETELTWPVFVKPANLGSSVGISKAQNRDELNAAVLEALKFDRKVIVEQGVNGREIEIAVLGNDEPECSVAGEIKPLKGFYDYEAKYKDGDTALVVPAELDNAVYEQLADQAKRAFKILDCSGLVRADFFVTEENDVLINEVNTMPGFTPYSMFPLMWQQSGLSYPDLIEQLINLAIERHREKQQLQSKRD; this comes from the coding sequence ATGAAAAAACGAATTGGATTGCTCTATGGCGGCAAGTCTGCAGAACATGAAGTCTCGCTCGCTACGGCGCTTGCTGTTTCAAAAGCTCTTAATTATAAAGAATACGATGTATATCCTGTTTACATAACAAGTGAAGGTGAGTGGAAACGGGGCCCGCTGCTCGAAGGGCCGGCTGACAATACGGCTCAATTGCAGCTTGGCGATGGGCCGGGCCAGGCAAATGACATCTCTGAATTTCTGCCGACTGAGGCGGATGGGCAGCTTGATGTGATTGTTCCGCTGCTTCACGGGCCAAATGGAGAAGACGGGACGGTCCAGGGCCTGCTCGAAGTGCTGAACCTGCCGTATGTTGGCAATGGCGTGCTGGCATCCGCTGCCGGTATGGATAAAGTGATCATGAAGCAGCTGTTTTCTGTGGCAGGCCTGAAGCAGACCCCTTATGTATACTTTCTTCGCAGCGATTGGCAGAAAAACCGGGAGCAGCTGCTTGATCAGGTGGAAACCGAATTGACGTGGCCGGTATTTGTTAAACCGGCGAATCTCGGATCGAGCGTCGGCATCAGCAAAGCGCAGAATCGGGATGAGCTGAATGCCGCTGTCCTGGAGGCACTGAAGTTTGACAGGAAAGTAATTGTGGAACAGGGAGTTAATGGGCGTGAAATTGAGATCGCTGTATTGGGCAACGATGAGCCGGAATGCTCGGTGGCCGGAGAGATAAAGCCGCTGAAGGGGTTCTATGATTATGAAGCCAAGTACAAAGATGGCGACACAGCCCTGGTCGTGCCTGCAGAGCTGGACAATGCAGTCTATGAGCAGCTGGCAGATCAGGCAAAACGGGCATTTAAGATTCTGGATTGCTCCGGACTTGTGCGTGCCGATTTCTTTGTCACTGAAGAAAATGATGTGCTTATCAATGAAGTGAACACAATGCCGGGCTTTACACCATATAGCATGTTCCCGCTCATGTGGCAGCAGTCCGGCCTGTCATATCCGGATCTTATCGAACAGCTGATCAACCTGGCGATCGAGAGGCACCGGGAAAAACAGCAGCTGCAATCCAAAAGGGATTAA
- a CDS encoding rhomboid family intramembrane serine protease produces MFIRRESFSQYIRLYPVVSTLIALNVLVFLLGYLPGIGSWIVLYGIGYNAGIADGQWWRLITPIFLHAGFMHLLFNAFSLFLFGPELERLTGKTRFLTIYLVAGIFGSLATFFLQPLAYSHVGASGAIFGIFGAYGALLYYGGRALPELRQILLPILVISVIMTFLTPNVNATAHIAGMIAGFLIGLSFFHPKRITSWKKNRIRRVK; encoded by the coding sequence CAGTATATCCGCTTGTACCCGGTCGTATCCACGCTTATTGCACTGAATGTGCTCGTTTTCCTGCTTGGCTACCTGCCGGGTATCGGCTCCTGGATCGTTCTCTATGGCATCGGCTACAATGCGGGCATTGCAGATGGCCAATGGTGGCGGCTGATCACACCGATCTTCCTGCATGCCGGCTTTATGCACTTGCTATTCAACGCCTTCTCACTGTTTCTGTTCGGGCCAGAGTTGGAACGGCTGACCGGAAAAACCCGGTTTTTGACCATTTATCTGGTTGCAGGTATTTTCGGCTCGCTAGCCACGTTCTTTTTACAGCCGCTTGCCTATTCCCATGTGGGAGCCAGCGGAGCAATTTTCGGCATATTCGGAGCGTATGGCGCACTTCTTTATTACGGCGGCCGGGCATTGCCGGAACTCCGGCAGATTTTGCTGCCGATCCTGGTTATCAGTGTCATTATGACATTCCTGACGCCAAACGTGAATGCAACTGCGCATATCGCAGGAATGATTGCCGGATTCCTGATCGGTCTCAGCTTTTTTCACCCGAAGCGGATTACCAGCTGGAAGAAAAACAGAATCAGAAGAGTAAAGTAA
- a CDS encoding PH domain-containing protein, protein MPGGDTESLITYGIGVLVLIFLLVAGIVKWKRFVYWFEEGELRIEYGLFVKKKRYIPFERIQSLDYTEGLFHRPLGLVRVKVETAGGGQIEGAEAELTAISRRDAERIEEEMERVKAYGHLSADEAKQANDPAIGQSEEVRQIYRISGQELLVLAATSGGIGVILSGIAIFLSQFSEVIPYESIYSEIMIFLRFGILIVALALFVGLLLIWFVSLILTVMSNYRFTVMANEENIIITRGLLEKKRVTIPFKRIQAIHVTQNPLREILGYTAVTVESAGGTVSEMGNDKIRLLPLVKKHDMLQVLETLFPEMEWAPELMKAPVRSVHFFYRFDFIWLLPAAGVLSYFFFPYGLLALLALPVSVALGIWQHRTAGWMTSDKQLTLQFRAFGKHTFYMLKKRVQAIEIKQSWFQRRKNVASVQATVKSGAFGAAARAEHLEQQDAHVILQWFRPKKRI, encoded by the coding sequence ATGCCTGGCGGAGATACCGAGTCGCTGATCACGTATGGAATCGGCGTTCTTGTGCTGATCTTTTTGCTTGTTGCAGGGATTGTTAAATGGAAACGATTTGTTTACTGGTTCGAGGAAGGGGAACTCCGTATTGAATACGGGCTGTTCGTAAAAAAGAAACGTTATATTCCATTCGAACGAATTCAGAGTCTGGACTATACAGAAGGACTGTTTCATCGGCCGCTTGGATTGGTCCGTGTAAAGGTCGAAACAGCCGGAGGAGGCCAGATTGAAGGGGCAGAAGCGGAACTGACGGCTATATCCCGCCGCGATGCTGAGCGGATTGAAGAGGAAATGGAAAGGGTGAAAGCCTATGGCCATTTGTCTGCGGATGAAGCAAAACAGGCGAATGACCCGGCAATTGGACAATCAGAAGAAGTTCGACAGATCTACCGGATTTCCGGACAGGAGCTATTGGTGCTGGCTGCGACATCCGGAGGTATCGGCGTAATACTGTCCGGGATTGCGATTTTCCTGTCCCAATTTTCCGAAGTCATTCCGTACGAGTCCATATACAGTGAAATAATGATCTTCCTTCGCTTTGGCATCCTGATTGTTGCATTGGCTCTATTCGTGGGGTTGTTGCTGATTTGGTTTGTCTCACTCATCTTGACCGTGATGTCCAATTACCGTTTTACCGTGATGGCGAATGAGGAAAACATCATCATTACCCGGGGGCTGCTTGAGAAAAAGCGGGTGACGATTCCATTCAAACGCATTCAAGCAATCCATGTGACTCAAAATCCATTAAGGGAAATTCTCGGCTACACTGCAGTGACAGTTGAAAGCGCCGGCGGAACTGTTTCAGAAATGGGCAATGATAAAATCCGGCTGCTGCCGCTTGTTAAAAAACACGATATGCTGCAGGTGTTGGAGACGTTGTTTCCTGAAATGGAATGGGCACCTGAACTGATGAAAGCGCCGGTGAGGAGTGTTCATTTCTTCTACCGATTCGATTTCATCTGGCTGCTGCCGGCAGCCGGTGTGCTCAGTTACTTCTTTTTTCCGTATGGATTGCTGGCGCTGCTGGCACTTCCGGTCAGTGTGGCGCTTGGTATTTGGCAGCACCGGACAGCGGGCTGGATGACTTCGGATAAACAATTGACACTTCAATTCCGCGCATTCGGGAAGCATACTTTTTACATGCTGAAAAAACGGGTGCAGGCAATCGAAATTAAACAGAGCTGGTTTCAGCGGCGGAAAAATGTTGCTTCCGTCCAGGCGACTGTTAAATCCGGCGCATTCGGTGCAGCGGCACGGGCAGAACACTTGGAACAGCAGGACGCCCATGTAATTCTCCAATGGTTCCGGCCGAAAAAACGAATTTGA
- a CDS encoding DEAD/DEAH box helicase, giving the protein MVKFSDLNISEATLKSIRRMGFEEATPIQEGTIRLGLEGNDIIGQAQTGTGKTAAFGIPMIEKIDTKSSDIQGLIIAPTRELAIQVSEELYKLGRDRNVRILSVYGGQEIGRQIRALKNRPHIIVGTPGRIQDHINRRTLKLDNVNTLVLDEADEMLNMGFIDDIKAILTSVPAERQTLLFSATMPDAIRRIAEQFMKSPEVVKIKSKEMTVENIEQFFVKAPEREKFDVLSRLLNIQQPELAIVFGRTKRRVDELSQALSLRGYLAEGIHGDLSQAKRLSVLKQFKSNKIDVLVATDVAARGLDISGVTHVYNFDIPQDPESYVHRIGRTGRAGKKGVAVTLVTPREMGYLRIVEDTTKKRMLPLRPPSSDEALLGQQKLAVGTLEEMVAKNSLDDYRAFAENLLENHEAVDLIAAALKTMTREPDDTPVSISEERPLPQRGGKGGRSGGGGYKGNKGGGGYKGNKGGRSGGYKGGGRSSSDRGGSRPRRSE; this is encoded by the coding sequence TTGGTAAAATTTTCAGATTTAAATATCAGTGAGGCAACTTTGAAATCCATTCGACGCATGGGGTTTGAAGAAGCAACACCAATTCAGGAAGGGACAATCCGTCTCGGTCTTGAAGGGAACGATATCATCGGACAGGCACAGACAGGGACAGGCAAGACAGCTGCTTTCGGTATTCCGATGATTGAAAAAATCGATACTAAGAGTTCGGATATCCAGGGGCTTATCATTGCGCCGACGCGTGAGCTAGCAATCCAGGTATCTGAAGAGCTGTACAAGCTGGGACGCGACCGCAATGTCCGCATCCTGTCTGTATACGGCGGCCAGGAAATCGGCCGGCAGATCCGTGCACTGAAAAACCGTCCGCATATCATCGTTGGTACACCAGGCCGTATTCAGGATCATATCAACCGCCGTACGCTTAAGCTCGATAACGTTAACACGCTCGTGCTGGATGAAGCGGATGAAATGCTGAACATGGGCTTTATCGACGATATCAAAGCGATTCTGACAAGTGTCCCGGCAGAACGCCAGACACTGCTGTTCTCTGCAACAATGCCGGATGCAATCCGCCGCATTGCAGAACAATTCATGAAGAGTCCGGAAGTCGTTAAAATCAAATCAAAAGAGATGACAGTTGAAAACATCGAGCAGTTCTTTGTCAAAGCACCGGAGCGCGAAAAATTCGATGTGCTTTCCCGCTTGCTGAACATTCAGCAGCCGGAATTGGCAATCGTTTTTGGACGCACAAAGCGCCGGGTGGATGAACTGTCACAAGCGCTGTCACTTCGTGGATACCTTGCTGAAGGAATTCACGGTGACTTGAGCCAGGCAAAACGTTTATCTGTACTGAAGCAATTTAAATCAAACAAAATCGATGTGCTGGTTGCTACTGACGTAGCAGCACGCGGACTTGATATTTCAGGCGTAACACATGTGTATAACTTTGATATCCCGCAGGATCCAGAGAGCTATGTACACCGGATCGGCCGTACCGGCCGTGCAGGTAAAAAAGGTGTAGCGGTCACATTGGTGACACCGCGTGAAATGGGTTACCTCCGCATCGTTGAAGATACGACGAAAAAGCGCATGTTGCCACTTCGTCCACCTTCATCCGATGAAGCGCTTCTCGGTCAGCAGAAACTTGCTGTCGGAACGCTGGAGGAAATGGTCGCAAAAAATAGCCTGGATGATTACCGGGCATTTGCAGAGAATCTGCTTGAAAACCACGAAGCAGTGGACCTGATTGCAGCTGCATTAAAAACAATGACAAGAGAACCGGATGACACGCCAGTCTCCATCTCTGAAGAACGCCCGCTTCCACAGCGCGGCGGAAAAGGCGGCCGCAGCGGTGGCGGCGGCTATAAAGGCAATAAAGGCGGCGGCGGTTACAAAGGCAATAAAGGCGGTCGCAGCGGCGGCTATAAAGGCGGCGGACGTTCCTCTTCTGACAGAGGCGGCAGCCGACCACGCCGTTCTGAATAA
- a CDS encoding carbohydrate ABC transporter permease encodes MDNENNRKQLLRWFNFILLTAGSLLFLSPLWWMISTSLKSMVEIMTPPTSLLPQDWLWSNYARTLEAAPFVRYAFNTLVITLIVVAGNVLANSFIAYGFAKIRFKGKSILFAIVLSTMMIPGFVTLVPQYILYAKLGWLNTYYPLIIPAFFGSAFFIFLLRQFYMTIPNELIEAAKMEGASHFYIWRKIGIPLTKPALATVAIFSFNGAWNDFLGPLLYLNDSELYTLQIGLQVFKGQVSTQWNYLMAGSLLVLLPVIILFFIFQKYFIQGMNIQSGSKE; translated from the coding sequence ATGGATAATGAAAATAATCGGAAACAGCTGCTGAGGTGGTTCAATTTCATCCTCCTCACTGCAGGAAGCTTACTATTCCTGTCGCCACTCTGGTGGATGATCTCCACTTCCCTTAAATCCATGGTGGAAATCATGACGCCTCCGACATCTTTGCTGCCGCAAGACTGGCTCTGGAGCAATTATGCGCGGACATTAGAGGCGGCGCCTTTCGTGCGTTATGCATTCAATACGCTTGTCATTACACTGATTGTTGTTGCCGGCAATGTGCTGGCAAACTCGTTCATTGCCTATGGCTTTGCAAAGATCAGGTTCAAAGGTAAGAGCATTTTATTCGCTATTGTACTATCGACAATGATGATTCCGGGATTTGTTACACTCGTTCCGCAATATATCCTGTATGCGAAGCTTGGATGGCTCAATACGTACTATCCGCTGATCATACCTGCGTTCTTTGGGAGTGCATTTTTCATCTTCCTGCTGCGGCAATTTTATATGACCATTCCGAACGAATTGATCGAAGCAGCGAAGATGGAAGGGGCAAGTCATTTTTATATTTGGCGTAAAATCGGGATCCCGCTGACAAAACCTGCATTGGCGACCGTTGCAATTTTCTCATTCAACGGGGCTTGGAATGACTTCCTCGGACCACTCCTCTATTTGAATGATTCGGAACTGTATACGCTGCAGATTGGACTGCAGGTATTCAAAGGACAGGTCAGCACCCAATGGAATTACCTGATGGCAGGTTCATTGCTAGTCCTGCTGCCGGTTATTATCCTGTTCTTCATTTTCCAGAAGTACTTTATTCAGGGAATGAACATTCAATCAGGAAGCAAAGAATGA
- a CDS encoding DMT family transporter, with the protein MAWIILIVAGLFEVAFVVTMKLSDGFTSLRYSILTVLTGGASFYLLSLALISLPVGTGYAVWTGIGAAGSVLAGMLWFGESRSAKKLFFLTCIVTGVAGLRVFSG; encoded by the coding sequence ATGGCGTGGATCATCCTGATTGTGGCCGGCTTGTTTGAAGTGGCGTTTGTGGTCACGATGAAGCTGTCGGACGGCTTTACTTCGCTGCGTTATTCAATTTTGACTGTGCTGACAGGGGGAGCGAGCTTCTACTTGCTTTCACTTGCCCTTATTTCGCTTCCGGTCGGCACAGGATATGCCGTCTGGACCGGGATTGGGGCGGCAGGCAGTGTCCTGGCTGGAATGCTGTGGTTTGGAGAGAGCCGAAGTGCGAAGAAGCTGTTCTTTTTAACATGTATAGTTACTGGCGTTGCAGGACTGCGGGTTTTTAGCGGCTGA
- a CDS encoding PH domain-containing protein: protein MDNQPKNRISPEGLKVWRLYGVFQTALVALIAAGAAVGVYFFDGPLWVYAVCAAVLLLFGFFAVFLFPKIRWERWRYEVREQEIELQHGLFVVKRTLVPMVRVQHVDTEQGPILRKYGLAAISISTAATVHTVPALITAEADELRNKISVLARVAEDDV, encoded by the coding sequence ATGGATAATCAGCCAAAAAACCGGATTTCTCCGGAAGGACTAAAAGTGTGGCGGCTCTATGGGGTGTTTCAGACTGCCCTCGTTGCGCTTATAGCAGCAGGCGCTGCAGTGGGCGTTTATTTCTTTGATGGGCCGCTTTGGGTCTATGCTGTTTGTGCCGCTGTACTGCTGCTTTTTGGTTTTTTCGCGGTATTTCTATTCCCGAAGATCCGCTGGGAACGTTGGCGCTATGAAGTGCGTGAGCAGGAGATTGAATTGCAGCACGGTTTATTTGTCGTTAAACGGACGCTCGTGCCGATGGTGCGTGTGCAACACGTGGATACAGAACAAGGGCCGATTCTCCGCAAGTATGGCTTGGCGGCTATTTCAATTTCCACGGCTGCCACTGTCCACACAGTACCTGCGCTTATAACAGCGGAGGCAGATGAATTACGAAACAAGATCTCAGTTCTAGCAAGGGTGGCGGAAGATGATGTCTGA
- a CDS encoding UDP-N-acetylmuramoyl-tripeptide--D-alanyl-D-alanine ligase translates to MNKSVQQVADWLGIETQQWKDIRIKGVSINTRTLKPGELFIPFRGEHVNGHRFVRQAIELGAGASLWQRDEPDPPQGLPLLFVDDCEKALQQMARAYRQELKGTIVGITGSNGKTSTKDLVASVLAPYFKVEKTQGNLNNQLGLPLTILSLDEEVEFAILEMGMSAFGEIEFLSELARPDYAIITNIGEAHMQDLGSREGIARAKFEITAGLSRQGKLFYDGDEPLLQPYVENWTQAVSFGFGDDNELTITSVEATENGSEFSVSGVIDAAFTIPVLGRHQIKNALPAILLALDTGLEEEDIRRALKKATLTDMRMQPVRAENGTVFINDAYNAAPTSMKAALQFLGEIKMKPEKWVVLGDMLELGEQERAYHEELASQLPEGLRGVLLYGPRMKWLHDELKETFNGELMWSEEDLEPLIGKLESDLSPDSLVLVKGSRGMELERIIEPLTASK, encoded by the coding sequence ATGAATAAATCAGTTCAGCAAGTGGCCGACTGGCTTGGTATTGAAACACAGCAATGGAAAGATATCCGGATCAAGGGTGTTTCGATCAATACTCGGACACTGAAACCAGGTGAGCTGTTCATCCCGTTCCGCGGAGAACACGTGAACGGACACCGGTTCGTCCGGCAGGCGATCGAGCTTGGAGCTGGCGCATCACTTTGGCAGCGGGATGAACCGGATCCGCCGCAAGGCCTGCCGTTACTGTTCGTGGATGACTGTGAAAAAGCATTGCAGCAAATGGCACGGGCTTACCGGCAGGAGCTTAAAGGGACGATCGTTGGTATTACCGGGTCGAACGGCAAGACATCAACAAAAGATTTAGTGGCAAGCGTATTGGCGCCTTATTTCAAAGTGGAGAAAACACAGGGAAACCTGAACAATCAGCTTGGTCTGCCGCTGACGATCCTGTCTTTGGATGAAGAAGTGGAATTTGCGATTCTGGAAATGGGAATGAGCGCATTCGGTGAAATTGAATTCCTGTCCGAATTGGCACGTCCCGATTATGCGATCATCACTAATATCGGAGAAGCGCACATGCAGGATCTCGGATCCCGTGAAGGAATCGCGCGGGCTAAATTCGAAATTACTGCGGGGCTGTCCCGGCAGGGGAAACTGTTTTATGACGGAGATGAGCCGCTGCTGCAGCCTTATGTTGAAAATTGGACCCAGGCTGTTTCATTCGGATTTGGCGATGACAACGAACTGACCATCACCTCTGTGGAGGCGACGGAAAACGGCAGTGAATTTTCCGTGAGCGGAGTAATTGACGCAGCTTTCACAATCCCGGTTCTTGGGCGTCATCAGATCAAAAATGCCCTTCCCGCGATTCTGCTGGCACTGGATACGGGACTTGAAGAAGAAGATATCCGCCGTGCACTGAAGAAGGCGACCCTCACGGACATGCGCATGCAGCCGGTCCGTGCAGAAAACGGTACCGTGTTTATCAATGATGCATATAATGCGGCACCGACTTCCATGAAAGCGGCACTGCAGTTTTTAGGGGAAATCAAGATGAAGCCGGAGAAATGGGTGGTGCTCGGCGATATGCTTGAACTTGGCGAACAGGAACGGGCATATCACGAAGAGCTGGCCAGCCAGCTGCCGGAAGGTCTTCGGGGGGTACTGCTGTACGGCCCGCGGATGAAATGGCTCCATGATGAACTGAAGGAGACATTCAACGGGGAATTAATGTGGAGTGAAGAGGACCTTGAGCCGCTGATAGGTAAACTGGAGTCTGATTTATCGCCGGATTCACTTGTGCTTGTCAAAGGGTCACGGGGAATGGAACTTGAGCGGATTATTGAACCGCTCACAGCAAGTAAGTAA